Proteins encoded by one window of Tunturibacter psychrotolerans:
- a CDS encoding SDR family NAD(P)-dependent oxidoreductase, producing MRKTAIITGASRGIGRTIALRLAADGFGVVVNYAGNGCQGRRGRQRDHPLRRTRPCSSG from the coding sequence ATGAGAAAGACAGCTATCATAACCGGAGCATCCCGCGGGATCGGACGCACCATTGCACTTCGCCTCGCAGCCGACGGATTTGGCGTCGTCGTCAACTATGCCGGCAACGGCTGCCAAGGCAGAAGAGGTCGTCAACGAGATCACCCGCTCAGGCGGACGCGCCCTTGCAGTTCAGGCTGA
- a CDS encoding LysR family transcriptional regulator, which produces MRVTQLRQADLNLLVVFSVLAEERNVSRAAKRLLLSQPAVSRALQRMRDTFHDDLLVRTAKGYEPTPQGERVLQELEVMLPRLDRLISGSTFDSTMEHCSFRIAATDNATSILAPVLCREVLPVARQVRFTFASWRGDVFEDLSHGRLDLALIGDESHVPSPLLTEVIYEEELVCIVAADAPYQRQLTLKQYLAAEHIGVDVVEGSQHIPEKRLATHGHRRRTVITLPYFGAATRCIPGTKLILTAPRRFAELERENRKIKVLKAPGEITGFKYLMIWHPRVNTDAAHSWLRGEIRRIGKQVGS; this is translated from the coding sequence ATGCGTGTGACGCAGCTCCGCCAGGCCGACCTGAATCTCCTTGTTGTGTTCTCGGTGCTTGCCGAGGAGCGCAACGTATCCCGTGCAGCCAAGCGGTTGTTGCTGAGCCAGCCTGCGGTGAGCCGCGCCCTGCAACGGATGCGCGATACGTTTCACGATGATCTACTGGTGCGGACCGCAAAGGGCTATGAACCAACGCCGCAAGGGGAACGAGTTCTTCAAGAGCTTGAGGTCATGTTGCCGAGACTAGACCGGCTCATCTCGGGTTCGACCTTCGACTCGACGATGGAGCATTGTTCGTTCCGGATCGCTGCAACGGACAATGCGACTTCGATCCTTGCTCCCGTTCTCTGCCGCGAGGTTCTCCCGGTGGCACGGCAGGTTCGCTTCACGTTCGCAAGCTGGCGAGGCGATGTCTTCGAGGATCTGAGTCACGGTCGGCTCGATCTGGCCTTGATTGGCGATGAAAGCCATGTACCCTCGCCGCTACTGACCGAAGTGATCTATGAGGAGGAGCTTGTCTGTATTGTGGCAGCGGACGCGCCTTACCAACGTCAACTTACGTTGAAGCAATACCTCGCGGCCGAGCACATTGGCGTCGACGTCGTCGAAGGTTCGCAGCATATACCGGAGAAGCGTCTGGCTACGCATGGCCATCGCCGTCGAACCGTCATCACCCTGCCATATTTTGGAGCCGCTACCCGGTGCATTCCAGGAACTAAACTCATTCTGACCGCACCTCGGCGATTTGCAGAACTGGAGAGAGAAAATCGCAAAATCAAAGTACTGAAGGCACCGGGAGAGATAACCGGCTTCAAGTACCTTATGATCTGGCATCCGCGAGTCAATACCGATGCCGCACATTCATGGCTCCGGGGCGAGATCAGGAGAATCGGCAAGCAGGTCGGTTCATGA
- a CDS encoding SDR family oxidoreductase, with protein sequence MPATAAKAEEVVNEITRSGGRALAVQADVANPEDVKQLFEKTLKAFGQIDVVVNNAGIMPLSPIAKGDVETFDKVIATNLRGTFLVLSQAAQHVAEGGRIIAFSSSVLAKNFPAYGPYIASKAGVEGLVHVLANELRGHKITVNAIAPGPVGTELFLDGKTEEQIKQISSMAPLERLGQPDDIANVVSFLAGSDGGWVNAQILRANGGFA encoded by the coding sequence ATGCCGGCAACGGCTGCCAAGGCAGAAGAGGTCGTCAACGAGATCACCCGCTCAGGCGGACGCGCCCTTGCAGTTCAGGCTGACGTTGCCAATCCAGAAGACGTCAAGCAACTCTTTGAGAAGACCCTCAAGGCCTTCGGACAGATCGACGTCGTGGTCAACAACGCAGGCATCATGCCCCTCTCGCCCATCGCCAAAGGCGACGTGGAGACCTTCGATAAGGTGATCGCCACTAACCTCCGCGGAACCTTCCTTGTTCTGTCGCAGGCTGCGCAGCACGTTGCCGAGGGCGGCCGTATCATCGCCTTCTCCAGCAGCGTCCTCGCGAAGAACTTCCCCGCTTACGGCCCCTACATCGCCTCCAAAGCAGGCGTCGAAGGTCTCGTCCACGTCCTCGCCAACGAGCTTCGCGGACACAAGATTACAGTCAACGCCATTGCACCTGGACCTGTCGGGACGGAGCTCTTTCTGGACGGCAAGACGGAAGAGCAGATCAAGCAGATCAGCAGCATGGCGCCGCTTGAGCGGCTCGGTCAGCCAGACGATATCGCAAACGTCGTCTCCTTCCTTGCCGGATCCGATGGCGGATGGGTCAACGCTCAGATACTTCGGGCAAACGGTGGCTTCGCCTAA
- a CDS encoding CGNR zinc finger domain-containing protein translates to MPNASQPVPPITPPRVADHLALELLNTVFVLNGELVDSLQGDNDVLRWLADIDWPVKGNLANSKPDTLLHSARTLREAIRKLVETRKAGRRADVAHFNAFLAESQSHLKLSPGKGGTLNLEREWKQSTPEEILAPLAESAAELLSTGDFKLVRQCEDSECVLWFYDRTRSHHRRWCSMAACGNRNKVAAFRARRQPTK, encoded by the coding sequence ATGCCGAACGCCTCCCAACCCGTCCCACCCATCACGCCCCCGCGTGTGGCAGACCATCTCGCACTTGAACTCCTTAACACGGTCTTCGTACTCAACGGCGAACTCGTAGATTCTCTCCAAGGTGACAACGACGTTCTCCGATGGCTTGCCGACATCGATTGGCCGGTCAAGGGTAATCTCGCGAACTCAAAACCCGACACCCTGCTCCACAGCGCCCGAACCTTACGCGAAGCCATCCGCAAGCTCGTCGAAACCAGAAAGGCAGGCAGGCGCGCCGACGTAGCCCACTTCAACGCCTTCCTTGCCGAATCACAAAGCCATCTCAAACTCTCACCCGGCAAAGGCGGAACCCTGAACCTCGAGCGCGAATGGAAACAGAGCACGCCCGAAGAGATTCTCGCTCCCCTGGCCGAATCCGCCGCCGAACTCCTGTCCACCGGCGACTTCAAACTTGTCAGGCAGTGCGAAGACTCTGAGTGTGTCCTCTGGTTCTACGACCGAACCCGCTCTCACCATCGTCGCTGGTGCAGTATGGCCGCCTGCGGAAACCGCAACAAGGTAGCCGCCTTCCGCGCGCGCCGCCAACCCACAAAATAA
- a CDS encoding DinB family protein: protein MTTTLDAVAADFLDVSCRRLDTMTECFETCLRKLSYEQVWQRQGAHENAVGNLVLHLCGNARQWVMHGVGGAADVRVRDAEFSADGGMSGDELIALFRSTFDEAKGVIAAVPAERLAERITPQGRNVSVLEAIYQVVGHVQQHVGQIILVTKQMTAMDLDLTMPRPR from the coding sequence ATGACTACGACGCTTGATGCTGTTGCTGCCGATTTTCTTGATGTTTCCTGTCGCAGACTCGACACGATGACTGAGTGCTTTGAGACTTGCTTGCGAAAGTTGAGCTATGAGCAGGTGTGGCAGCGACAGGGTGCGCATGAGAATGCTGTGGGAAATCTGGTGCTGCATCTTTGCGGGAATGCGCGGCAATGGGTGATGCATGGAGTGGGCGGGGCGGCGGATGTCCGGGTGCGGGATGCGGAGTTTAGTGCCGATGGTGGGATGAGTGGGGACGAACTGATTGCGCTGTTCCGGTCGACGTTCGATGAGGCGAAGGGTGTGATTGCGGCGGTACCAGCGGAGCGACTGGCGGAGAGGATTACTCCGCAGGGGCGAAACGTGAGCGTGCTGGAGGCGATCTACCAGGTGGTGGGACATGTGCAGCAGCATGTCGGGCAGATTATTTTGGTGACCAAGCAGATGACTGCGATGGATCTGGATTTGACGATGCCTCGACCTCGGTGA
- a CDS encoding SDR family NAD(P)-dependent oxidoreductase, which translates to MKNIIVITGASSGFGALAARALAIAGHTVYASMRETTGRNAAHVEAAKQFATENGVDLRTIELDAASQESADQAIKTIVEKDGRLDVVIHNAGHMVFGAAEAFTPEQLLQVYDTNVLSTQRVNRAALPQLRNQKKGLVLWVGSTSTRGGTPPYLAPYFAAKAAMDALAVSYAAELNRWGIETSIIVPGAFTSGTNHFAHAGSPADMARQAEYDNGPYAHLGDDIMKGFAATAPADADVADVAKAIVNVVDMPFGKRPFRVHIDPANDGAEIVNGVADRVRAEIYRNIGLPDLLTPVAFSL; encoded by the coding sequence ATGAAGAACATCATCGTCATCACAGGAGCTTCGAGCGGCTTTGGCGCGCTCGCCGCACGCGCTCTCGCCATCGCTGGACACACCGTTTACGCCAGCATGCGCGAAACCACTGGCCGCAACGCTGCACATGTGGAGGCGGCGAAACAGTTCGCCACAGAAAACGGCGTTGACCTTCGCACCATCGAGCTTGACGCCGCCTCGCAGGAATCAGCCGACCAGGCGATTAAAACTATCGTCGAGAAAGACGGCCGTCTCGACGTCGTCATCCATAACGCGGGGCACATGGTCTTTGGCGCGGCGGAGGCCTTCACTCCCGAACAGCTCCTGCAGGTCTACGACACAAATGTGCTCAGCACGCAGCGGGTTAACCGCGCTGCGCTCCCACAGCTGCGCAACCAAAAGAAAGGACTGGTCCTCTGGGTCGGAAGCACCAGCACGCGCGGGGGGACGCCACCTTACCTTGCGCCCTACTTTGCCGCCAAGGCCGCTATGGATGCGCTTGCTGTCAGCTATGCCGCAGAGCTGAATCGCTGGGGAATCGAGACTTCCATTATCGTTCCCGGCGCTTTCACCTCCGGCACCAACCACTTCGCGCATGCCGGTTCACCGGCAGACATGGCACGTCAGGCCGAGTACGACAACGGGCCTTACGCGCACCTCGGCGACGATATCATGAAGGGTTTCGCCGCTACCGCACCCGCCGATGCTGATGTGGCCGATGTCGCCAAAGCTATCGTCAACGTGGTGGACATGCCCTTCGGTAAGCGTCCGTTCCGTGTGCACATCGATCCTGCGAACGACGGTGCCGAGATCGTCAACGGAGTGGCAGATCGTGTTCGCGCCGAAATCTACCGCAACATCGGTCTGCCGGATCTGCTAACTCCCGTCGCGTTTTCGCTCTGA